One stretch of Oncorhynchus masou masou isolate Uvic2021 chromosome 9, UVic_Omas_1.1, whole genome shotgun sequence DNA includes these proteins:
- the LOC135546578 gene encoding FMR1-interacting protein NUFIP2-like isoform X1, which translates to MDDRHDGRMSEGCLKHVDESRPGPPNAWVGDDQHQYEEAQTEKTGNGKINGTLVEREDTPSAPIPVAALHYSSSRQHETSNLKPKPPGKLLAIHSKGSRNSHFKNSMNCKNDTPSELKTRDSKRKSIALPNGVVLHNPGLYANGYPSKPGPDSGGTGSESGYITPKKRWAQRSAMAEESVTAGQEKAVIQAVMVPNKHEMEPHTPEAAKTAAGSLSPTSIKGAPPVAQAPVDQVGELQCRTSEEKAAACSVKKLEDRLGKAKLTSKKEDSWTLFKPPPVFPVDNSSAKTVPKISYASKVKENLNKAAVQAAGDSLPPQSQVPTRLSQVPMSAVKTITSPSFTNGPLSGEGSSCPLPAPLFNSTVCTAPMPVSPASKWENEASLSSNGTDMSGTPSMITRELRKASLLVYPLGTSNMQPALSSACQVDSPAAKTNPKSLVDIFQNQWGLSFINEPSGGPGVGPALVGQPARKGQIVEITFQGGGPAALPLQVSATSTLRPDKRLFPKAYEQDRLTISLAPSSVGKSGPPLAPGPDAGLGGQAPGPDPLRGEAGSRGAIMSSSFKHPGTELPLVSPAQPVSVLAKEPCHPKGCDPGSCWGAFDLKAAVIYHTKEIEYIQNLQKQDSNGVVFYDQSKDGPVQLSHD; encoded by the exons ATGGATGACCGGCACGATGGACGGATGTCTGAGGGATGTTTGAAGCATGTAGACGAGAGTCGCCCCGGTCCCCCGAACGCATGGGTAGGAGATGATCAACACCAGTACGAGGAAGCGCAGACGGAGAAAACGG GTAATGGAAAAATAAATGGAACCCTAGTGGAGCGAGAGGACACCCCTTCTGCCCCTATTCCTGTGGCTGCCCTTCATTACTCGAGCAGCAGGCAACATGAAACTTCTAACTTGAAACCAAAACCTCCTGGGAAGCTCCTCGCCATTCACTCAAAAGGCAGTCGTAATAGCCATTTTAAGAACAGTATGAACTGCAAAAATGACACTCCTTCAGAGTTGAAAACACGTGATAGCAAGAGGAAGTCCATTGCTTTACCAAATGGCGTTGTGCTCCACAACCCTGGTCTGTATGCTAACGGCTACCCCAGCAAGCCTGGACCAGACAGTGGTGGCACTGGTTCTGAGAGTGGATACATCACTCCCAAGAAACGCTGGGCTCAGAGGAGTGCAATGGCTGAGGAGAGTGTGACTGCTGGGCAGGAGAAGGCTGTTATACAGGCAGTTATGGTCCCTAACAAACATGAGATGGAGCCTCACACTCCAGAGGCTGCCAAAACAGCTGCaggctctctgtctcccacctcCATCAAAGGTGCCCCACCTGTGGCACAGGCCCCTGTGGATCAGGTTGGTGAACTACAGTGTAGGACCTCAGAGGAAAAGGCTGCAGCATGCTCTGTTAAAAAGCTCGAAGACAGGCTGGGCAAAGCCAAGCTTACCTCCAAAAAAGAGGACTCATGGACCCTCTTTAAACCACCCCCTGTCTTTCCTGTGGACAATAGTAGTGCTAAGACAGTGCCCAAGATTAGTTATGCAAGTAAAGTGAAAGAGAATCTAAACAAAGCAGCAGTCCAAGCTGCAGGTGACTCCTTACCTCCCCAGTCCCAGGTGCCCACCAGACTCTCCCAAGTCCCCATGTCTGCTGTCAAAACAATCACCTCCCCTAGCTTCACCAATGGACCCCTATCTGGAGAGGGGAGTAGCTGCCCTCTCCCTGCGCCCCTTTTTAACTCTACTGTTTGCACTGCCCCAATGCCTGTCTCCCCTGCCAGCAAGTGGGAGAACGAAGCATCCTTGTCCAGCAACGGCACTGATATGTCAGGCACCCCCTCCATGATTACTAGAGAACTGAGAAAGGCCAGTCTCCTTGTTTATCCCCTGGGCACTTCAAATATGCAACCCGCCCTCTCCAGCGCCTGCCAAGTGGACTCACCTGCCGCTAAGACAAATCCCaaatctctggtggacattttcCAGAACCAGTGGGGGCTGTCATTCATCAACGAGCCCAGTGGAGGGCCTGGGGTGGGGCCGGCATTAGTGGGGCAGCCAGCCCGGAAAGGCCAGATCGTGGAGATCACCTTTCAGGGAGGTGGCCCTGCAGCTTTGcctctacaagtctctgctaccTCCACTCTGAGACCCGATAAACGCCTCTTCCCAAAGGCGTACGAGCAGGACAGACTCACTATCTCCCTAGCCCCTAGCAGTGTTGGTAAATCAGGCCCTCCCTTGGCTCCTGGCCCTGATGCTGGGCTGGGAGGCCAAGCCCCTGGCCCAGACCCTCTGAGGGGTGAGGCTGGGAGTAGAGGTGCCATAATGTCCTCCTCTTTTAAGCACCCTGGTACTGAGCTGCCTCTTGTCTCCCCTGCTCAACCTGTGTCTGTCCTGGCCAAGGAGCCCTGCCACCCCAAGGGTTGCGACCCAGGATCTTGTTGGGGGGCATTCGATCTAAAAGCTGCTGTTATTTATCACACTAAAG AAATTGAATATATTCAGAATTTACAAAAACAAG ATTCAAATGGAGTTGTGTTCTATGATCAGTCCAAGGATGGGCCTGTTCAGTTAAGTCATGACTGA
- the LOC135546578 gene encoding FMR1-interacting protein NUFIP2-like isoform X2: MFEACRRESPRSPERMGNGKINGTLVEREDTPSAPIPVAALHYSSSRQHETSNLKPKPPGKLLAIHSKGSRNSHFKNSMNCKNDTPSELKTRDSKRKSIALPNGVVLHNPGLYANGYPSKPGPDSGGTGSESGYITPKKRWAQRSAMAEESVTAGQEKAVIQAVMVPNKHEMEPHTPEAAKTAAGSLSPTSIKGAPPVAQAPVDQVGELQCRTSEEKAAACSVKKLEDRLGKAKLTSKKEDSWTLFKPPPVFPVDNSSAKTVPKISYASKVKENLNKAAVQAAGDSLPPQSQVPTRLSQVPMSAVKTITSPSFTNGPLSGEGSSCPLPAPLFNSTVCTAPMPVSPASKWENEASLSSNGTDMSGTPSMITRELRKASLLVYPLGTSNMQPALSSACQVDSPAAKTNPKSLVDIFQNQWGLSFINEPSGGPGVGPALVGQPARKGQIVEITFQGGGPAALPLQVSATSTLRPDKRLFPKAYEQDRLTISLAPSSVGKSGPPLAPGPDAGLGGQAPGPDPLRGEAGSRGAIMSSSFKHPGTELPLVSPAQPVSVLAKEPCHPKGCDPGSCWGAFDLKAAVIYHTKEIEYIQNLQKQDSNGVVFYDQSKDGPVQLSHD; the protein is encoded by the exons ATGTTTGAAGCATGTAGACGAGAGTCGCCCCGGTCCCCCGAACGCATGG GTAATGGAAAAATAAATGGAACCCTAGTGGAGCGAGAGGACACCCCTTCTGCCCCTATTCCTGTGGCTGCCCTTCATTACTCGAGCAGCAGGCAACATGAAACTTCTAACTTGAAACCAAAACCTCCTGGGAAGCTCCTCGCCATTCACTCAAAAGGCAGTCGTAATAGCCATTTTAAGAACAGTATGAACTGCAAAAATGACACTCCTTCAGAGTTGAAAACACGTGATAGCAAGAGGAAGTCCATTGCTTTACCAAATGGCGTTGTGCTCCACAACCCTGGTCTGTATGCTAACGGCTACCCCAGCAAGCCTGGACCAGACAGTGGTGGCACTGGTTCTGAGAGTGGATACATCACTCCCAAGAAACGCTGGGCTCAGAGGAGTGCAATGGCTGAGGAGAGTGTGACTGCTGGGCAGGAGAAGGCTGTTATACAGGCAGTTATGGTCCCTAACAAACATGAGATGGAGCCTCACACTCCAGAGGCTGCCAAAACAGCTGCaggctctctgtctcccacctcCATCAAAGGTGCCCCACCTGTGGCACAGGCCCCTGTGGATCAGGTTGGTGAACTACAGTGTAGGACCTCAGAGGAAAAGGCTGCAGCATGCTCTGTTAAAAAGCTCGAAGACAGGCTGGGCAAAGCCAAGCTTACCTCCAAAAAAGAGGACTCATGGACCCTCTTTAAACCACCCCCTGTCTTTCCTGTGGACAATAGTAGTGCTAAGACAGTGCCCAAGATTAGTTATGCAAGTAAAGTGAAAGAGAATCTAAACAAAGCAGCAGTCCAAGCTGCAGGTGACTCCTTACCTCCCCAGTCCCAGGTGCCCACCAGACTCTCCCAAGTCCCCATGTCTGCTGTCAAAACAATCACCTCCCCTAGCTTCACCAATGGACCCCTATCTGGAGAGGGGAGTAGCTGCCCTCTCCCTGCGCCCCTTTTTAACTCTACTGTTTGCACTGCCCCAATGCCTGTCTCCCCTGCCAGCAAGTGGGAGAACGAAGCATCCTTGTCCAGCAACGGCACTGATATGTCAGGCACCCCCTCCATGATTACTAGAGAACTGAGAAAGGCCAGTCTCCTTGTTTATCCCCTGGGCACTTCAAATATGCAACCCGCCCTCTCCAGCGCCTGCCAAGTGGACTCACCTGCCGCTAAGACAAATCCCaaatctctggtggacattttcCAGAACCAGTGGGGGCTGTCATTCATCAACGAGCCCAGTGGAGGGCCTGGGGTGGGGCCGGCATTAGTGGGGCAGCCAGCCCGGAAAGGCCAGATCGTGGAGATCACCTTTCAGGGAGGTGGCCCTGCAGCTTTGcctctacaagtctctgctaccTCCACTCTGAGACCCGATAAACGCCTCTTCCCAAAGGCGTACGAGCAGGACAGACTCACTATCTCCCTAGCCCCTAGCAGTGTTGGTAAATCAGGCCCTCCCTTGGCTCCTGGCCCTGATGCTGGGCTGGGAGGCCAAGCCCCTGGCCCAGACCCTCTGAGGGGTGAGGCTGGGAGTAGAGGTGCCATAATGTCCTCCTCTTTTAAGCACCCTGGTACTGAGCTGCCTCTTGTCTCCCCTGCTCAACCTGTGTCTGTCCTGGCCAAGGAGCCCTGCCACCCCAAGGGTTGCGACCCAGGATCTTGTTGGGGGGCATTCGATCTAAAAGCTGCTGTTATTTATCACACTAAAG AAATTGAATATATTCAGAATTTACAAAAACAAG ATTCAAATGGAGTTGTGTTCTATGATCAGTCCAAGGATGGGCCTGTTCAGTTAAGTCATGACTGA
- the LOC135546578 gene encoding FMR1-interacting protein NUFIP2-like isoform X3, whose product MNCKNDTPSELKTRDSKRKSIALPNGVVLHNPGLYANGYPSKPGPDSGGTGSESGYITPKKRWAQRSAMAEESVTAGQEKAVIQAVMVPNKHEMEPHTPEAAKTAAGSLSPTSIKGAPPVAQAPVDQVGELQCRTSEEKAAACSVKKLEDRLGKAKLTSKKEDSWTLFKPPPVFPVDNSSAKTVPKISYASKVKENLNKAAVQAAGDSLPPQSQVPTRLSQVPMSAVKTITSPSFTNGPLSGEGSSCPLPAPLFNSTVCTAPMPVSPASKWENEASLSSNGTDMSGTPSMITRELRKASLLVYPLGTSNMQPALSSACQVDSPAAKTNPKSLVDIFQNQWGLSFINEPSGGPGVGPALVGQPARKGQIVEITFQGGGPAALPLQVSATSTLRPDKRLFPKAYEQDRLTISLAPSSVGKSGPPLAPGPDAGLGGQAPGPDPLRGEAGSRGAIMSSSFKHPGTELPLVSPAQPVSVLAKEPCHPKGCDPGSCWGAFDLKAAVIYHTKEIEYIQNLQKQDSNGVVFYDQSKDGPVQLSHD is encoded by the exons ATGAACTGCAAAAATGACACTCCTTCAGAGTTGAAAACACGTGATAGCAAGAGGAAGTCCATTGCTTTACCAAATGGCGTTGTGCTCCACAACCCTGGTCTGTATGCTAACGGCTACCCCAGCAAGCCTGGACCAGACAGTGGTGGCACTGGTTCTGAGAGTGGATACATCACTCCCAAGAAACGCTGGGCTCAGAGGAGTGCAATGGCTGAGGAGAGTGTGACTGCTGGGCAGGAGAAGGCTGTTATACAGGCAGTTATGGTCCCTAACAAACATGAGATGGAGCCTCACACTCCAGAGGCTGCCAAAACAGCTGCaggctctctgtctcccacctcCATCAAAGGTGCCCCACCTGTGGCACAGGCCCCTGTGGATCAGGTTGGTGAACTACAGTGTAGGACCTCAGAGGAAAAGGCTGCAGCATGCTCTGTTAAAAAGCTCGAAGACAGGCTGGGCAAAGCCAAGCTTACCTCCAAAAAAGAGGACTCATGGACCCTCTTTAAACCACCCCCTGTCTTTCCTGTGGACAATAGTAGTGCTAAGACAGTGCCCAAGATTAGTTATGCAAGTAAAGTGAAAGAGAATCTAAACAAAGCAGCAGTCCAAGCTGCAGGTGACTCCTTACCTCCCCAGTCCCAGGTGCCCACCAGACTCTCCCAAGTCCCCATGTCTGCTGTCAAAACAATCACCTCCCCTAGCTTCACCAATGGACCCCTATCTGGAGAGGGGAGTAGCTGCCCTCTCCCTGCGCCCCTTTTTAACTCTACTGTTTGCACTGCCCCAATGCCTGTCTCCCCTGCCAGCAAGTGGGAGAACGAAGCATCCTTGTCCAGCAACGGCACTGATATGTCAGGCACCCCCTCCATGATTACTAGAGAACTGAGAAAGGCCAGTCTCCTTGTTTATCCCCTGGGCACTTCAAATATGCAACCCGCCCTCTCCAGCGCCTGCCAAGTGGACTCACCTGCCGCTAAGACAAATCCCaaatctctggtggacattttcCAGAACCAGTGGGGGCTGTCATTCATCAACGAGCCCAGTGGAGGGCCTGGGGTGGGGCCGGCATTAGTGGGGCAGCCAGCCCGGAAAGGCCAGATCGTGGAGATCACCTTTCAGGGAGGTGGCCCTGCAGCTTTGcctctacaagtctctgctaccTCCACTCTGAGACCCGATAAACGCCTCTTCCCAAAGGCGTACGAGCAGGACAGACTCACTATCTCCCTAGCCCCTAGCAGTGTTGGTAAATCAGGCCCTCCCTTGGCTCCTGGCCCTGATGCTGGGCTGGGAGGCCAAGCCCCTGGCCCAGACCCTCTGAGGGGTGAGGCTGGGAGTAGAGGTGCCATAATGTCCTCCTCTTTTAAGCACCCTGGTACTGAGCTGCCTCTTGTCTCCCCTGCTCAACCTGTGTCTGTCCTGGCCAAGGAGCCCTGCCACCCCAAGGGTTGCGACCCAGGATCTTGTTGGGGGGCATTCGATCTAAAAGCTGCTGTTATTTATCACACTAAAG AAATTGAATATATTCAGAATTTACAAAAACAAG ATTCAAATGGAGTTGTGTTCTATGATCAGTCCAAGGATGGGCCTGTTCAGTTAAGTCATGACTGA